A section of the Streptomyces sp. SCL15-4 genome encodes:
- the pucL gene encoding factor-independent urate hydroxylase, producing the protein MPTILGQNQYGKAENRVVKITRDGATHHIKDLNVSIALSGDMEEVHYSGSNANVLPTDTTKNTVYAFAKEYGIESAEQFGIHLARHFVTSQEPIHRARIRIEEYAWERIETSDANSRFIGADDVKHSFVRKGQEVRLTQITFDGEQWEVISGLKDLVVMNSTNSEFWGYVKDKYTTLQEAYDRILATQVAGRWRFNWTDDAQKMPNWEKSYEQVKKHMLHAFAETYSLSLQQTMYQMGSRIINNRSEIDEVRFSLPNKHHFLVDLEPFGLKNDNEVYFAADRPYGLIEATILRDGCEARIPVDMTNL; encoded by the coding sequence ATGCCGACCATCCTGGGACAGAACCAGTACGGCAAGGCCGAGAACCGAGTCGTCAAGATCACGCGGGACGGCGCCACCCATCACATCAAGGACCTCAACGTCTCCATCGCACTGAGCGGCGACATGGAAGAGGTCCACTACTCGGGCTCCAACGCCAACGTCCTGCCGACCGACACCACCAAGAACACGGTGTACGCGTTCGCCAAGGAATACGGCATCGAGTCCGCCGAGCAGTTCGGCATCCACCTCGCCCGGCACTTCGTCACCAGCCAGGAGCCGATCCACCGGGCGCGCATCCGCATCGAGGAATACGCCTGGGAGCGGATCGAGACCTCCGACGCCAACAGCAGGTTCATCGGCGCCGACGACGTCAAGCACTCCTTCGTCCGCAAGGGCCAGGAGGTCCGCCTCACCCAGATCACCTTCGACGGTGAGCAGTGGGAGGTCATCTCCGGCCTGAAGGACCTGGTCGTGATGAACTCGACCAACTCCGAGTTCTGGGGCTACGTCAAGGACAAGTACACCACCCTCCAGGAGGCGTACGACCGCATCCTCGCCACCCAGGTCGCCGGCCGCTGGCGGTTCAACTGGACCGACGACGCGCAGAAGATGCCCAACTGGGAGAAGTCCTACGAGCAGGTCAAGAAGCACATGCTCCACGCCTTCGCCGAGACGTACTCCCTCTCGCTCCAGCAGACGATGTACCAGATGGGCTCGCGCATCATCAACAACCGCAGCGAGATCGACGAGGTCCGCTTCTCCCTGCCCAACAAGCACCACTTCCTCGTGGACCTGGAGCCGTTCGGTCTCAAGAACGACAACGAGGTCTACTTCGCCGCCGACCGTCCCTACGGCCTCATCGAGGCCACCATCCTGCGGGACGGCTGTGAGGCCCGTATCCCGGTCGACATGACCAACCTCTGA
- the uraD gene encoding 2-oxo-4-hydroxy-4-carboxy-5-ureidoimidazoline decarboxylase: MTTTSTPPGLARFNDLEEREALAALHEACASTEWARRLLATRPYATPEDLYTASDAAMAELSAADLAQAMAGHPPIGRPRPGDPASAREQRGMAGASEELKAEMLDLNLAYQEKFGHVFLICATGRTGEQMRDAVKERIGNSPEREREIVRTELGKINRIRLARLVEEDA, translated from the coding sequence GTGACGACGACTTCCACGCCCCCGGGTCTGGCCCGGTTCAACGATCTGGAGGAGCGCGAGGCCCTCGCCGCCCTCCACGAGGCGTGCGCCTCCACGGAGTGGGCCCGGCGACTGCTCGCCACCCGCCCCTACGCCACTCCGGAGGACCTCTACACCGCCAGCGACGCCGCCATGGCCGAGCTGAGCGCGGCGGACCTGGCGCAGGCGATGGCCGGGCACCCGCCGATCGGGCGGCCCAGGCCCGGCGACCCGGCCTCCGCCCGCGAGCAGCGCGGCATGGCCGGTGCCTCCGAGGAGCTCAAGGCGGAGATGCTCGACCTCAACCTGGCCTACCAGGAGAAGTTCGGGCATGTCTTCCTCATCTGCGCCACCGGCCGGACCGGCGAGCAGATGCGCGACGCGGTCAAGGAGCGGATCGGCAACTCGCCCGAGCGGGAGCGGGAGATCGTCCGCACCGAGCTGGGCAAGATCAACCGCATCCGACTGGCCCGACTCGTCGAAGAGGACGCCTGA
- the uraH gene encoding hydroxyisourate hydrolase, which produces MSTSTTASVSTHILDTSIGRPAEGVAVRLFARAGRDADWQALGGSATDADGRCKDLPALPEGTTHVRLDFAVEPYFEISAKKQADAQQDAPANRDSGAVFFPEVAITFAVVPGEHYHVPLLLNPFGYSVYRGS; this is translated from the coding sequence ATGAGCACCAGCACCACCGCCTCCGTGTCCACGCACATCCTGGACACCTCGATCGGCCGCCCCGCCGAGGGCGTCGCCGTCCGCCTCTTCGCCCGCGCGGGACGCGACGCGGACTGGCAGGCGCTCGGCGGCTCGGCGACCGACGCCGACGGCCGGTGCAAGGACCTGCCGGCCCTGCCGGAGGGGACCACCCATGTGCGGCTGGACTTCGCGGTCGAGCCGTACTTCGAAATTTCTGCGAAGAAGCAAGCCGATGCGCAGCAGGACGCCCCCGCGAACCGGGACAGCGGTGCCGTGTTCTTCCCCGAGGTGGCGATCACCTTCGCCGTGGTGCCCGGGGAGCACTACCACGTACCGCTGCTGCTCAACCCGTTCGGCTACTCCGTTTACCGAGGGAGCTAG
- a CDS encoding helix-turn-helix domain-containing protein has protein sequence MGGTMLPPDEAGPEDVVLAWEGADVVAVRLPQLADSLDHILAAMERKEGRPLADLDRKAKQEVVRILEARGAFAVRHGVETVAGALGVSRFTVYNYLNREKGV, from the coding sequence ATGGGCGGGACGATGCTCCCGCCCGACGAGGCCGGCCCGGAGGACGTCGTGCTGGCCTGGGAGGGCGCCGACGTCGTCGCCGTACGCCTGCCCCAGCTCGCCGACTCCCTCGACCACATCCTGGCCGCCATGGAGCGCAAGGAGGGCCGGCCGCTGGCCGACCTGGACCGCAAGGCCAAACAGGAGGTCGTACGGATCCTGGAGGCGCGCGGCGCGTTCGCCGTGCGGCACGGCGTGGAGACCGTGGCGGGCGCGCTCGGCGTCAGTCGCTTCACGGTCTACAACTACCTCAACCGCGAGAAGGGCGTCTGA